A genomic region of Arachis stenosperma cultivar V10309 chromosome 9, arast.V10309.gnm1.PFL2, whole genome shotgun sequence contains the following coding sequences:
- the LOC130948809 gene encoding LOW QUALITY PROTEIN: linoleate 9S-lipoxygenase 1-like (The sequence of the model RefSeq protein was modified relative to this genomic sequence to represent the inferred CDS: inserted 1 base in 1 codon): MFSIPGTGIFNNNQKIKGTVVLMGKNVLDFNAITSAGSSVSGAVSGIFGTVSDVAGSVVDGATSIFSRSIALKLISATKTDGQGNGKVGKETYLEKHLPTLPNLGAKQDAFDIHFDYDADFGIPAAFYIKNYMQVEFFLVSVTLEDIPNHGTVTFVCNSWVYNFKNYKKDRIFFANDVYLPSATPGALVKYRNEELENLRGDGTGERKEADRIYDYDVYNDLGNPDVDNSLARPVLGGSSEYPYPRRGRTGRRKTKKDPKSEAPSSSTYVPRDEIFGHLKSSDFLTYGIKSLAQNVLPRLQSVFGLNSEFDSFDDARSFFEGGIYLPTDIISDISPLPVLKEIFRTDGEQALKFPPPHVIQVSKSAWMTDEEFAREVIAGVNPNVIKRLEVFPPQSTLDPSIYGDQTSTITKESLETNLEGLTVDEALEGNKLFILDYHDAFMPYLRKINGLKTSKAYATRTILFLKNDGTLTPLAIELSVPHPGGDTFGAVSRVVLPAKEGAEGTIWLLAKAYVVVNDSCYHQLMSHWLNTHAAMEPFIIATYRHLSVLHPIHKLLEPHYRDTMNINGLARQSLINAGGIIEQSFLPGAFSVEMSSKVYKNWVFPDQALPADLIKRGLAVEDPSAPHGVRLVIEDYPYAVDGLEIWDAIKTWVQDYVSLYYASDSEVTKDTELQKWWKEAVEKGHEDLKDKPWWPKLQTLEDLVQSCSIIIWIGXALHAAVNFGQYPYGGFILNRPTISRKFLPELESEEYQELVTNPQKAYLRTITGKYEALVDISVIEILSRHASDEVYLGQRDNPNWTSDSKAIQAFKKFGNKLAEIEAKIEQRNKEPSFRNRIGPAHMPYSLLLPTSDEGLTFRGIPNSISI, translated from the exons ATGTTTTCGATTCCAGGGACTGGTATATTCAACAATAACCAGAAGATCAAGGGTACCGTTGTGCTTATGGGCAAGAATGTTTTGGACTTTAATGCCATAACATCCGCCGGAAGCAGTGTTTCCGGCGCCGTCAGCGGAATCTTTGGCACTGTTAGTGAtgtggctggctcggttgtcgaTGGTGCCACCTCCATCTTCAGCCGTAGCATCGCCCTCAAGTTGATCAGTGCTACCAAGACTGATG GGCAAGGAAATGGGAAAGTTGGAAAGGAAACCTATTTGGAGAAACATCTTCCAACTTTGCCAAATTTGGGAGCCAAGCAAGATGCATTCGATATCCATTTTGACTATGATGCTGATTTCGGGATTCCGGCTGCATTCTACATCAAGAACTATATGCAAGTTGAGTTCTTCCTTGTTAGTGTGACTCTTGAAGACATCCCAAACCATGGAACCGTTACCTTTGTTTGCAACTCATGGGTCTACAActtcaaaaattacaaaaaggACCGCATCTTCTTTGCTAATGAT GTTTATCTTCCAAGTGCAACCCCGGGTGCACTAGTGAAGTACAGAAATGAAGAACTGGAAAATTTAAGAGGAGATGGAACAGGAGAACGCAAGGAAGCAGATAGAATCTATGATTATGATGTCTACAATGATTTGGGTAACCCTGATGTGGATAACAGCCTTGCTCGCCCCGTTCTTGGAGGATCTTCCGAATATCCTTACCCTCGCAGGGGTAGAACTGGCAGACGCAAGACTAAAAAGG ATCCCAAGAGTGAGGCACCAAGCTCAAGTACTTATGTTCCAAGAGATGAAATCTTTGGTCACTTGAAGTCATCGGATTTCCTTACATATGGAATCAAATCTTTGGCTCAAAATGTTTTGCCAAGGCTCCAATCAGTGTTTGGTTTAAACAGTGAGTTTGATAGCTTCGACGATGCTCGTTCATTCTTTGAGGGTGGAATTTACCTCCCTACTGATATCATCAGCGATATCAGCCCCTTGCCAGTTCTTAAGGAAATCTTCCGTACAGATGGTGAACAAGCTCTCAAGTTCCCTCCACCTCATGTCATCCAAG TTAGTAAGTCTGCATGGATGACTGACGAAGAATTTGCCAGAGAGGTGATTGCTGGAGTAAATCCCAATGTTATTAAACGCCTTGAG GTGTTTCCACCACAAAGCACACTGGATCCCTCAATTTATGGTGATCAGACGAGTACAATTACAAAAGAAAGCCTTGAGACTAACCTAGAAGGACTTACTGTTGATGAg GCGCTTGAAGGGAACAAATTATTCATCTTAGATTACCATGATGCATTCATGCCATACTTGAGGAAGATAAACGGGCTTAAGACTTCAAAGGCTTATGCAACAAGGACAATCCTGTTCTTGAAAAATGATGGAACATTGACACCATTGGCCATTGAATTAAGTGTGCCACACCCTGGCGGAGACACATTTGGTGCTGTTAGCAGAGTTGTCTTGCCTGCTAAAGAAGGGGCTGAAGGTACTATTTGGCTTCTTGCCAAGGCTTATGTCGTCGTCAATGACTCATGTTATCATCAACTCATGAGCCACTG GTTGAATACTCATGCTGCAATGGAGCCATTTATCATTGCAACATACAGGCATCTTAGTGTGCTCCATCCAATTCACAAACTTCTAGAACCTCACTACCGCGACACCATGAATATCAATGGACTTGCAAGACAATCTCTGATTAATGCAGGTGGTATCATTGAGCAATCATTCTTGCCTGGAGCATTTTCTGTGGAGATGTCTTCTAAAGTTTACAAGAATTGGGTTTTCCCTGACCAAGCTTTGCCTGCTGATCTTATTAAGAG GGGATTGGCAGTTGAGGATCCATCGGCTCCCCATGGCGTTCGCCTCGTGATCGAGGACTACCCTTATGCAGTGGATGGACTGGAGATATGGGATGCAATCAAGACATGGGTCCAAGACTATGTCTCCTTGTACTACGCTTCAGATAGTGAAGTCACAAAAGACACTGAACTCCAAAAATGGTGGAAGGAAGCTGTAGAGAAGGGTCATGAAGACCTGAAAGACAAGCCGTGGTGGCCAAAACTGCAAACTCTTGAAGACTTGGTTCAGTCATGCAGCATTATTATATGGATCG TCGCCCTTCACGCAGCTGTTAACTTCGGCCAATATCCTTATGGCGGCTTCATCCTGAACCGGCCAACAATTAGCAGAAAATTCTTACCGGAACTCGAAAGCGAGGAGTATCAAGAATTGGTTACAAACCCTCAGAAAGCTTACTTGAGAACAATTACAGGGAAATATGAGGCCCTGGTGGACATTTCGGTTATTGAGATATTGTCAAGGCATGCTTCTGATGAGGTGTATCTTGGGCAGAGAGACAATCCAAACTGGACATCGGATTCGAAGGCGATACAAGCCTTCAAGAAATTCGGAAACAAGTTGGCAGAGATCGAGGCGAAGATCGAGCAGAGGAACAAAGAACCAAGCTTTAGAAACAGAATTGGACCTGCTCATATGCCTTACAGTCTTCTCCTTCCTACCAGTGATGAAGGCCTTACTTTCAGAGGAATTCCCAACAGTATCTCTATCTAA
- the LOC130948046 gene encoding seed linoleate 9S-lipoxygenase-like, whose translation MSFLFNKGQKIKGTVVLMPKNVLDFDTISSIPNGGVAGAFDGLLGTATDLLGHAVDDLTAIFSRQISLKLISATKTDGKGNGKIGKETYVENHLPTLPTLGARQEAFDIHFDYDAEFGIPAAFYLRSYMQTEFFLVSVTLEDVPNHGTIHFVCNSWVYNFKNYKNDRIFFINNVFLPSETPASLLKYRKEELQNLRGDGTGERKEYDRIYDYDVYNDLGNPDRGEKYSRPILGGSSTYPYPRRVRTGRKPTKKDPKSETPPTETYVPRDENFGHLKSSDFLIYGIKSLSQNVLPLFESLIFDLDFTPNEFDSFDEVRELFEGGVKLPTDMLSKISPLPALKEIFRTDGEQTLKFPPPHVIRVSKSAWMTDEEFAREMLAGVNPCVIRRLQEFPPQSTLDATIYGDQNSKVSKQEMETNLDGLTVEQALNGNRLFILDYHDAFMPYLERINKIAKAYATRTFLFMSDNGKLKPVAIELSLPHPSGDQYGAVSKVILPASEGVESTIWLLAKAHVIVNDSCYHQLMSHWLNTHAVIEPFAIATNRNLSVLHPISKLLHPHYRDTININGLARQALINAGGIIEQSFLPGPNSIEMSSAVYKNWVFTDQALPADLVKRGLAIQDPSSPYGLNLVIKDYPYAVDGLEIWDAIKTWVQDYVSLYYPSDEAVKKDSELQAWWKEAVERGHEDLKDKPWWPKMQSIQELIQCCSIIIWTASALHAAVNFGQYPYGGYILNRPTLSRRWIPEKGTKDYDEMVKNPQKAYLGTITPKYQTLVDLSVIEILSRHASDEVYLGQRENPNWTSDSRAIQAFNKFGSKLAEIEGKIKERNKDSSLSNRVGPVELPYTLLVPSSTEGLTFRGIPNSISI comes from the exons ATGTCATTTCTCTTCAACAAGGGTCAAAAGATCAAGGGGACTGTGGTGTTGATGCCCAAGAATGTCTTGGACTTCGACACCATATCCTCCATCCCCAACGGTGGCGTTGCCGGGGCATTCGACGGCCTCCTCGGCACTGCCACTGACTTACTTGGCCATGCAGTTGATGATCTCACTGCCATCTTTAGCCGCCAAATTTCCCTTAAGTTGATCAGTGCTACCAAGACTGATG GAAAGGGAAATGGGAAAATTGGAAAGGAAACTTATGTAGAGAATCATCTTCCAACCTTACCCACATTGGGAGCAAGGCAAGAAGCATTCGATATTCATTTTGATTATGATGCCGAGTTTGGAATTCCAGCAGCATTTTATCTCAGAAGCTACATGCAAACTGAGTTCTTCCTCGTTAGTGTTACTCTTGAAGACGTTCCAAACCACGGAACCATTCACTTTGTTTGCAACTCATGGGTCTACAActtcaaaaattacaaaaacGACCGCATCTTCTTTATCAACAAC GTGTTTTTACCCAGTGAAACACCTGCTTCACTATTGAAGTACAGAAAAGAAGAGTTGCAGAACTTAAGAGGAGATGGAACAGGAGAGCGCAAAGAATACGATAGGATTTACGATTATGATGTCTACAATGATTTAGGTAATCCAGATCGTGGTGAAAAGTATTCTCGCCCAATCCTTGGAGGCTCTTCCACTTATCCCTACCCTCGAAGAGTTAGAACTGGTAGAAAACCAACCAAAAAAG ATCCTAAAAGTGAGACTCCACCAACGGAGACTTATGTTCCAAGAGACGAAAATTTTGGTCACTTGAAATCATCTGACTTCCTCATATATGGAATCAAATCTTTGTCTCAAAACGTGTTGCCTCTTTTCGAATCGTTGATCTTCGATTTAGACTTCACACCGAATGAGTTTGATAGCTTCGACGAAGTACGAGAACTTTTTGAAGGAGGAGTCAAACTGCCCACAGATATGCTCAGTAAAATTAGTCCCTTGCCGGCGCTCAAAGAAATATTTCGGACTGATGGCGAACAAACACTCAAATTCCCACCACCTCATGTAATCAGAG TTAGCAAATCTGCATGGATGACTGATGAAGAATTTGCAAGAGAAATGCTTGCTGGTGTAAATCCTTGTGTGATTCGACGTCTTCAA GAGTTCCCACCCCAAAGCACACTAGATGCTACCATCTACGGTGACCAAAACAGTAAAGTTTCAAAACAAGAGATGGAGACTAACCTAGATGGCCTCACAGTGGAACAG GCACTTAATGGTAATAGATTATTCATATTGGATTACCATGATGCCTTCATGCCATATCTAGAAAGGATCAACAAAATTGCAAAGGCTTATGCTACTAGAACATTCCTTTTCATGAGTGACAATGGGAAATTGAAGCCAGTTGCCATTGAGTTAAGTTTGCCACATCCTAGTGGAGATCAATATGGTGCTGTTAGTAAAGTCATCTTGCCTGCTTCCGAAGGTGTTGAAAGCACAATTTGGCTATTGGCCAAGGCTCATGTAATTGTCAACGACTCATGTTATCATCAACTCATGAGCCACTG GTTAAACACACACGCAGTTATTGAGCCATTTGCCATAGCAACAAATAGGAATCTTAGTGTGCTTCACCCCATTAGTAAACTCCTACACCCTCATTATCGTGACACCATCAACATCAACGGACTTGCTCGTCAAGCACTAATCAATGCAGGTGGCATCATAGAGCAATCATTTTTGCCTGGCCCCAATTCCATAGAGATGTCTTCAGCTGTTTACAAGAATTGGGTATTCACAGACCAAGCTTTACCAGCTGATCTTGTTAAGAG GGGATTGGCAATTCAAGATCCTTCTTCACCTTATGGCCTTAACCTAGTGATAAAGGATTACCCTTATGCAGTTGATGGACTAGAGATATGGGATGCAATCAAGACATGGGTCCAAGACTATGTTTCCTTGTACTACCCTTCAGATGAAGCAGTTAAGAAAGATTCAGAACTGCAAGCATGGTGGAAGGAAGCTGTAGAGAGGGGTCATGAAGACTTAAAAGACAAGCCATGGTGGCCAAAAATGCAAAGCATTCAAGAATTGATTCAATGCTGCTCTATCATTATATGGACGGCTTCGGCGCTTCATGCCGCCGTTAACTTTGGACAGTATCCATATGGAGGTTACATCCTTAACCGTCCAACTCTAAGTAGAAGATGGATCCCGGAGAAGGGAACTAAAGATTATGATGAGATGGTGAAGAATCCTCAAAAGGCTTATTTGGGAACAATCACACCTAAGTATCAGACCCTTGTTGATCTCTCAGTGATTGAGATTTTGTCAAGGCATGCCTCTGATGAAGTGTACCTTGGGCAGAGGGAGAATCCTAACTGGACAAGTGACTCAAGGGCAATCCAAGCTTTCAACAAGTTTGGGAGCAAGTTGGCAGAGATTGAGGGTAAGATTAAAGAAAGGAACAAGGATTCCAGTTTGAGCAATAGGGTTGGACCGGTTGAACTTCCCTATACTTTGCTTGTTCCTTCTAGCACTGAAGGCTTAACTTTCAGAGGTATCCCTAACAGTATCTCCATCTGA